The DNA sequence TCACAATTATGTACGGGGATTGCAATACTATAAATATAAATCAGTGGCAAAACATTTAAGGGAAGGGGGACGATTATTTTTAAAAAGAGAACCTAAAAACCGGTATGACAAATGTGCTATAGGAGTCTATTATAATTCAATGAAGTTGGGCTACTTACCCAGAGATGAAAATAAAGTTTTGGCAAACTTGATGGATTTAGGAAAACCGGCTTATGCAAGGATTAAAAAGCTGAATAGCAATGAAGATGAA is a window from the Chitinophagaceae bacterium genome containing:
- a CDS encoding hiran domain protein, translating into MKRSTFIKSLILGGAGAAYVGNNYHEFLKEYPKVYHNYVRGLQYYKYKSVAKHLREGGRLFLKREPKNRYDKCAIGVYYNSMKLGYLPRDENKVLANLMDLGKPAYARIKKLNSNEDELYKAVFVEVFADVG